The following nucleotide sequence is from Apium graveolens cultivar Ventura chromosome 4, ASM990537v1, whole genome shotgun sequence.
tgctgcccctactgctgctgccacaggcgccttccagcctctctagggattccgccgaggggacaccgtagttggttccacgaaacatgcttgggattggtcttaccatagcgtgactcccaaggattttactgatgtggtggccacccctgatcttgagaggattaagctcatgggagctcagtctctggcttcggtatgccttctcttttttgaacttatttttcattcttgtagcattttcttgccttatactttgttaattgctttgttccagtctaacgcctactttcaaggcgctgtgaggcaagccgaatcgtggaagcgggcttctgataaggccgataatgccctcaggaggcaacagaagaagtatgctaccctggagaagaagctcaagcgcaaagaggaagaactcggagagtctaacgccgagctggtggtacttcgggcggagaaggataaagctatagacaactatctggactcggaggagtttgcccaatccatgaggattagggatgattcagtctttcccgggttttttaggactggttgggacacggcccttgggaccgtgaacgaggcttgtcctgacattaacccggcggactatatctgccctgatgacgaggctttgctacagaggtttcgtacccgagtagttgtctcggatcatgttcctcaggatccactccttcctcctcccgagtcttcttccagacctgctgaggacgacagctcttcctcctcctccgagacgacggagacatctagcgagagcggagaggatgatgatatggacgccgagggcacctcagctccttagagctttttcagccctgcatGGCTTGTTTTATTGTATTgacttaattgtattcaaaacttattacccttcggggcttatattttatatgttgcttttcttgcctctttctgtttaatatgcatttgagccttaaacatccttggattgaaataatttcaaactctttaatatgaagtctagtttttcaaaaccttacatagcatgggttcgaccctaatcaataataactagacaatgtaaattctattggaatataaaatcctacgcaagcaaagcttccaggtgcttttaaacctacttgtcacaatgacaagtgagaatcgtacttcgcctatcttacacgtagtaaaccttcaggttttgtgcgtgccaggtcctcgggacttcaaaaccatctatagtctcgagcttgtaggttcctctaccttgaacactcttgactctgtacggcccttcccaatttgaggcaagcttccctttttgtcctacaccagatgcttctatcttcctcaagactagatcgccttgtttaaaaaacctttctttaacccttaggttgtagtaaaatgaagcttttttctgatattctactatctttgcatgtgctttatctcgcacttcatcaattaaatccagggctaatctctgcccttcctcattttttttctcatcgaaagcctgaatccttggagaggaatgtgatatctccacgggaactactgcttccgccccatatgccaacatgaaaggagttgcatctgtcgtgactctacaagtagtcctataggcccataatatgggaagtatctcatccacccaattatttctcgacttttcgatcctcttctttagtccatccaggattatccgatttgctacctccgcttgcccattggcttgcgggtgagccacagaggtgaaccgcaactcaatttcattttcttcgcaatacttcttgaattcctcattgttgaattgtgttccattgtcagtgacgaggatacggggaattccatatcggcacatgatgttttcccacaggaattgtgcaacttgcttagttgtgattttggccaaaggtttggcttcgatccacttggtgaaataatcaatggctacaatcagaaacttcctttgtgccatggccataggaaaaggccctagaatatccatcccccatattgcaaagggaataggcgagttgatagaggtcagcatctcggggggttgtctaacaactggtgcatgcttctgacagcgatcacacttcttcacatattctttggcatcagccatcatttctggccaataaaagcctaaacgggttatcttatgagctaaggccctgccccccaagtgttgtccacaaataccttcatgcacttcctcaagagccaagcgtgcctcatcgggcctgagacaccttaagtaaggaaccacgaaagatcttttatacagaatcccatctatcaaagagtaccttaatgctcgaacagttaactttcgtgcttcagttgcatcgcttggcaaccatccggtttgaatgtgagccttaatgggatcgatccatgacgtccccaggcctatgggagccacaagcttaacatctatgcttcgcgtctttaaaacacggaagtatacacttcctgaactttcttctatctcagatgaagcaaactttgatagcgcatctgccttaacattttcttcccttggaatgtgttcaacatgacattcattaaattgggtcatcacagctcttactaggcggacatacttagccatcgtatcacccttgcctcaaattctccctttacctgggatatgatcagcttcgaatctccacggacctttaaatttttgactctaagtgtcccagctagaccaaggccagctatcagggcttcatattctgcctcattatttgtggttgggaagtctagcttcatagcatactcaattaagaacccatcagggctttgcaaaaccaatcctgctccactggagtttgtttttgatgctccatcaaaatagagaacccaatactctttaccatccttctctttgctttcattatcaactcccttgtcttgaggtatggtatcttcctgccccccgacttcttggttgggtatggtacattccaccacgaagtcagctagtgcctgggcttttatcgccgtacgtggcttatacttgagatcgaactctcccagctctattgcccacttaatcaatctcccacttgccttgggactgtgaatgatgtttctcaggggctgattcgttagcacctcaatctggtgagcctgaaaataaggacgtagctttctcgaagccattaccaaggctagagcgaatttctcaatagttgaataattcaactcagcaccatgcaaaattttgctgacatagtatacgggtttctggactttcagttcctccttaaccaacaccgcgctcaaggcgctttctgaaacagccaagtacagaaataaaacttcattcagaactggcttgaccaacaacggggcctggcccatatacttctttaactcttcaaatgccttctgattttcctcactccatacaaagtctttgatgttctttagtgacttgaagaatgataagcacttgtctcctgacttggagatgaatcgtcctagcgcagcaacccttcccgtgagcttctgaacatccttgacagtttttgggggttccatgtccaggattgcctttattttatcggggttagcctcaattcccctctttgagaccatcaatcccaagaattttccagatcctactccgaaagcacacttcgcaggattcaacatcatcttgtggtacctcaggacctcaaaagcttccctcaaatgggttatgtgatcggtctttactagactcttgactaacatgtcatcaacatagacttccatagtcttaccaataagatccttaaaaattttgtttaccaacctttgataggtggctcctgcattcttgagaccaaacgccataacaagataacaataaacaccaaagtcagtgataaatgatacctttggaatgtcatccttatgcattttgatctggttgtatccgctaaatccatccatgaaactcagcatctcatgtccagcagtggcatcaatcaaagtatcaatcctaggcagcggaaaacagtctttggggcatgcatcattcagatcagtgaagtctatacacatcctccactttccattagccttcttcaccattacagggttggctaaccactccggaaattggatctcctctatgaaaccagcctctaagagcttttctacttcctattttatagcctcttgtctttccggggcaaaatttcttttcttttgtttcactgtcttccggcttggatccacgtttagcttgtgagtaattaactccgggtctatgcctggcatatcagctgctgaccatgcaaacacatcactattttcttgcaaaaatttcaccaacttccctctaaagggctcctctaatgtggctccaatgaaagtcttCCTCTCAGGATCCTTGGGGTCTAAAGGGACCGAAACCAGGTCTTcagctggctttcctctcttctcgtcattttctcgaacatccatatcttcaataggaagaacttGTCCCCCGACTCCGTccgccctcaaagaggccacataacagcttctagccattttttgatctcctctctcttctccaatcccatttcgggtgggaaacttcatgactgaatggtaggaagaggggactgccttgaaggcatgtatccctgtcctccccatgatagcattataagttgaactagcctttaccactacgaaatccagcatctgcgttgcttgccttggctccgtacctatggtggttggcaacttgattatcccttccacaggacattctactctagcaaatccatatatcggcatgtcggttggtgttaactgggagtcgttataccccatccttagaaaggtgtcgtggagcaagatatccacagaagcaccattatccacaaggaccctcttaaccgggctatttcctattattggtgttatgaccagcgggtcgtcatggggaaacttcacaccctctaggtcggaatcatcaaaagccaatgttacttctgtcctggccctcttcggggcttctccaacaatatgcataacctctctagtatatgcctttctggaatttttggataatccagcagcagttggacctccaaagatcgtgtttatcacaggccctcgaggtctcggccctccataaatggtgtttataactggtcctctaggctgggggtttcgcccctgatcgtcttggtccctcctacgatcttcaaagttcttccttccattattatttatgtcccctccttctccagtatacttgttcaatcttccttttcgaatcaaaaactcaatttcatctttcaattgcctacactcatcggtgtcatggccaacatctttgtgaaacctgcaatacttgcccttatctagcttggcgggatcagccttcaagggcttaggccagcgaatatctctgtctttctcaatctccatcaaaatctgacttctgggagcattcagcttagcgtattcagtgaacttttgcccaggtcctcccttcttgggggttgaatcagggttttgttcggttctaggatatttgtccttagcgatatactccaaatcagtttttcgtttcttgcctccagtgggctcattacttactacggtcttcctcatactttcttcaaccttgatatacttccctgccctctcttggagctgcaacatgctctcagggggtcgtttggccaaagacatcttgaaaaactcatccctagttccttgttgcagtgctatcatggctaccttatcatcaaggtctgggacttttaaagcctcctttgtaaaacgattcaggtaatctcttaaggattccttagctccctgcacaagactcataagagatgctgaacttttctcatggactgttccactgatgaattgcttaataaaagcctgacttaattctctgaatgatccaatagaatttgggggtaggcgactgtaccatctttgagccatacccgatagggtttgagggaaggcccgacattttatagcatcgttcacgggttgcagcagtagtgcattagagaatgtcctaacatgattagcggggtctcccgtgccatcataggctttgatagtgggcatcttgaatttccttgagatatgggcattcattatctcttctgtgaagggtggagttggatcatcaggatctccaaggggaaggagattgcttggatcagttcttgggacagcagcccttcttcttaccggaccatccaggtctatgatgggaggaggatttctccccctaggaggtatgtggggtctgatggcttggtgagcctccaaatcatgcctcagcctttggatttcagcctcatgagccctgatcttttcctgcacttcttggggattcgcccctggggtgctttgggggcgttgccttccatcggccattggctcttttccaggacgcctccttctcggggccacttcatcatccgaagattcggagtctctctcagtgtatggaccagaaaattcccgatccttagggataggatccaaacctcgtatataggggggcgaccgccctcgtgcttcgcttcgcccagcatatccgcttcctccaacctcagggtgaaggggcatcccataaggggggttagtagtaacaatagttgaatattcatacccgacgggtcgagaattcacaggtatatgtatttgttgaacttgaggattcataccttgaatagtcgggggagttgtcccttgtggctgaggatgagttgcccctgtctgggcttccccctgagtagatgcataagttgaatggggaggaacctccacggttgatgaaatcacctgggttgtctctaatggtgttccttcctctagagctccaattgttctccgtgttctcgccatggttgttgttgtgattcccacagacggcgccaaatgttatggataaaaaactaaggttattatttgctgtatttactACTAAGATTcgagagctcaaggcctttaatggctgctctcgtgcttcgtggctcaatctgcctttacgagatgcctacgtatctctgtgaattagagaatcaagccaaaaaacgtagttctgattggtgggggtgagaccccttatatagatgttgggagtccttgaattggacttggtataggagacttggtgggtaagtctcataattagaatggactttggagtcctagatagtaggaaactgattccttatccttttaggtccccttgaggcttatctataaggatttatatccttatcaggactcttctcaatagctgatttttcccttattaattaattacgaaattaattaataattagggcttttgggccttttttattccaccaggcctgatctggtccatcaggcttaacctttctggtctgaatatcatacatcttcttattgggcctagcagcccattaattataaaatcaggacttatttatccctatcatacaggaacacccacagggatcttcccaagctgcaaccatttcTTTAAAAtctttagaagctaggaaaccaaccacctcatcttctcaaaaggatgaggtgagtaaaaagaaaagaACGG
It contains:
- the LOC141719356 gene encoding uncharacterized protein LOC141719356 is translated as MGAQSLASSNAYFQGAVRQAESWKRASDKADNALRRQQKKYATLEKKLKRKEEELGESNAELVVLRAEKDKAIDNYLDSEEFAQSMRIRDDSVFPGFFRTGWDTALGTVNEACPDINPADYICPDDEALLQRFRTRVVVSDHVPQDPLLPPPEPHVDCIEKGPHVPRRAATDVEGTVGNE